In Patulibacter sp. SYSU D01012, a single window of DNA contains:
- a CDS encoding CobD/CbiB family cobalamin biosynthesis protein, giving the protein MSGRWAVPAGLLAGWAADRALGDPRRGHPVALFGTAMTALEGRIWRDDRRAGVAYAAAGAALGAGPVLLADRALRDRPAARAALTGAVTWAALGGRYLAAAGRDLGARVAAGDLDGARALAPTLVGRDPRTLDAAGLSRAGLESVAENTSDAVVAPFVWGAVLGAPGVALHRALNTMDAMVGHRSPRHERFGWAAARADDVGGWPAARTAAALTVLAAPAVGGSAAGALRTWLRDGARHPSPNAGRVEAAFAGALGVRLGGRNVYGERVEERPVLGGGPDGTAGRPPTPADLERAARLSLWVGGLAAVGAASVAATRPSRG; this is encoded by the coding sequence GTGAGCGGCCGCTGGGCCGTGCCCGCCGGGCTGCTCGCCGGCTGGGCCGCCGACCGCGCGCTCGGCGACCCGCGCCGCGGGCACCCCGTCGCGCTCTTCGGCACCGCGATGACGGCGCTCGAGGGACGGATCTGGCGCGACGACCGCCGCGCGGGCGTCGCCTACGCCGCCGCCGGCGCGGCGCTGGGCGCGGGCCCCGTCCTGCTCGCCGACCGCGCCCTGCGGGACCGCCCCGCCGCCCGGGCCGCGCTGACCGGCGCGGTGACGTGGGCGGCCCTCGGCGGCCGCTACCTGGCCGCGGCGGGCCGCGACCTGGGCGCGCGCGTGGCCGCGGGCGACCTGGACGGCGCGCGGGCGCTGGCGCCGACGCTGGTGGGCCGCGACCCGCGGACCCTCGACGCCGCCGGCCTGAGCCGCGCCGGTCTGGAGTCCGTCGCCGAGAACACCTCGGACGCCGTCGTCGCGCCGTTCGTCTGGGGCGCCGTGCTCGGCGCGCCCGGCGTCGCGCTGCACCGCGCGCTCAACACGATGGACGCCATGGTCGGTCACCGGTCGCCGCGCCACGAGCGCTTCGGCTGGGCGGCGGCGCGGGCCGACGACGTCGGCGGCTGGCCCGCCGCGCGCACCGCCGCGGCGCTGACCGTCCTGGCCGCGCCGGCCGTCGGCGGCAGCGCGGCCGGGGCGCTGCGGACGTGGCTCCGCGACGGCGCCCGCCATCCCAGCCCGAACGCGGGCCGCGTGGAGGCGGCGTTCGCGGGCGCCCTCGGCGTGCGCCTGGGCGGCCGCAACGTCTACGGCGAGCGCGTCGAGGAGCGGCCCGTCCTGGGCGGCGGTCCCGACGGGACGGCCGGCCGTCCCCCGACGCCCGCGGACCTGGAGCGCGCGGCCCGGCTGTCCCTGTGGGTCGGCGGGCTCGCGGCGGTCGGGGCGGCGTCCGTCGCGGCGACGCGGCCGTCCCGCGGCTGA
- a CDS encoding histidine phosphatase family protein has protein sequence MTARLLLVRHGTTAAVRAAAFPGDDEPLDDRGRAEAAALVPHLPARAAVRRSPARRCAETAAALGRPDAAEDPGLREASFGDWTGRVLADLHAEDPEPVVAWMTDPAFAPPGGESLEALTARVGAWLAERAADERPLVAVTHGGVVRAAIAVALGAPAGAAWRIDVAPGSLTELHAHDGRWRMVRANWTPPRDELRAARAAGAPA, from the coding sequence GTGACCGCCCGCCTGCTGCTCGTCCGCCACGGCACGACCGCCGCGGTGCGCGCCGCGGCGTTCCCCGGCGACGACGAGCCGCTCGACGACCGCGGCCGGGCCGAGGCCGCCGCCCTGGTGCCGCACCTGCCGGCCCGCGCGGCGGTGCGCCGCTCCCCCGCCCGGCGCTGCGCCGAGACCGCCGCCGCCCTCGGGCGCCCGGACGCCGCCGAGGACCCCGGCCTGCGCGAGGCGTCGTTCGGGGACTGGACCGGCCGCGTGCTGGCCGACCTGCACGCCGAGGACCCCGAGCCCGTGGTCGCGTGGATGACCGACCCTGCCTTCGCCCCGCCGGGCGGCGAGTCGCTCGAGGCGCTGACCGCCCGCGTCGGCGCCTGGCTGGCCGAGCGCGCCGCGGACGAGCGGCCGCTCGTCGCCGTCACCCACGGCGGCGTCGTGCGCGCCGCCATCGCGGTCGCCCTCGGCGCGCCGGCCGGGGCCGCGTGGCGGATCGACGTGGCGCCCGGGTCGCTCACCGAGCTGCACGCGCACGACGGGCGCTGGCGGATGGTGCGGGCGAACTGGACGCCGCCCCGCGACGAGCTGCGCGCCGCCCGGGCCGCCGGGGCGCCGGCGTGA
- a CDS encoding TetR/AcrR family transcriptional regulator, with product MSTPPAQELIADALAPDRIGHDAVRERILAAAAEGFRSTGIRRTSVNDIARRAAVGRMTVYRRFPQREGLVAAALLREVRIELGAIGAAIVTITDVEDQLVEGFARAIVAARTHPLLARLRETEPEDLIRRLTLDGATVLGLCRQFVGVFLRAAIDAGRLRPMDVDAVAEILARVGISLCSIPETALPVDDPEALRRFVRQHLVPILVGDAR from the coding sequence ATGTCCACCCCGCCCGCCCAGGAGCTGATCGCCGACGCGCTGGCGCCGGACCGCATCGGTCACGACGCCGTCCGCGAGCGCATCCTCGCCGCGGCCGCCGAGGGCTTCCGCAGCACGGGCATCCGCCGCACGAGCGTCAACGACATCGCCCGCCGGGCGGCGGTGGGACGGATGACGGTCTACCGGCGCTTCCCGCAGCGGGAGGGGCTCGTCGCCGCGGCGCTGCTGCGCGAGGTGCGCATCGAGCTCGGCGCGATCGGGGCGGCGATCGTCACGATCACCGACGTCGAGGACCAGCTGGTCGAGGGCTTCGCGCGCGCCATCGTCGCGGCGCGGACGCACCCCCTGCTCGCCCGCCTGCGCGAGACCGAGCCGGAGGACCTGATCCGCCGCCTGACCCTCGACGGCGCGACGGTCCTGGGCCTGTGCCGGCAGTTCGTCGGCGTCTTCCTGCGCGCCGCGATCGACGCCGGACGCCTGCGCCCGATGGACGTCGACGCGGTCGCCGAGATCCTCGCCCGCGTCGGCATCTCGCTCTGCTCGATCCCCGAGACCGCGCTGCCCGTCGACGACCCCGAGGCGCTGCGACGCTTCGTCCGCCAGCACCTCGTGCCGATCCTCGTCGGCGACGCGCGGTGA
- a CDS encoding aminopeptidase: MTDAQALQPDPDLLARLAALAVRIGANVQPGQVVSVSGQVGGHEPVVRAIAAEAYRAGASFVDVAWFDPLVKRARLEHAAEDTLDVVPPWLGARMLALGEARAANISLVGQVQPGVFAGIDPARIGRDQLPALKETSQVINDRALNWTVVPAPNAGWASLVFPDLPREEALRRLEADLRTVLRLEDDPVAAWAARAAELQASAARLNAARHDAIRLVGPGTDLTVGLLPSSRFIAAGMETAGGILHQANVPTEEVFTTPDPARVDGVVRATKPLTLGGTTVDGIEVEFRGGEVVRVDATTGADVLRGWIQRDAGAKRLGELALVDGEGRVGQTGTVFHETLLDENAASHLALGSSYLMCVEDEADHPRANRSAIHVDFMVGSPEVTAIGVAADGTETPVLVAGAWQ, translated from the coding sequence ATGACCGACGCCCAGGCGCTCCAGCCCGACCCCGACCTGCTCGCCCGCCTCGCCGCCCTCGCGGTGCGGATCGGCGCGAACGTCCAGCCGGGCCAGGTCGTCTCCGTCAGCGGCCAGGTCGGCGGCCACGAGCCCGTCGTGCGCGCGATCGCCGCGGAGGCCTACCGCGCCGGCGCGTCGTTCGTCGACGTCGCCTGGTTCGACCCGCTCGTCAAGCGCGCGCGCCTGGAGCACGCCGCCGAGGACACGCTCGACGTCGTGCCGCCGTGGCTCGGCGCCCGCATGCTCGCGCTCGGCGAGGCGCGCGCGGCCAACATCTCGCTCGTCGGCCAGGTCCAGCCGGGCGTCTTCGCGGGCATCGACCCCGCCCGCATCGGCCGGGACCAGCTGCCGGCGCTGAAGGAGACCTCGCAGGTCATCAACGACCGCGCGCTCAACTGGACCGTCGTCCCGGCGCCGAACGCCGGCTGGGCCTCGCTCGTCTTCCCCGACCTGCCGCGCGAGGAGGCGCTGCGCCGGCTCGAGGCCGACCTGCGCACCGTCCTGCGGCTGGAGGACGACCCCGTCGCCGCGTGGGCCGCCCGCGCCGCCGAGCTGCAGGCCAGCGCGGCGCGCCTGAACGCCGCACGGCACGACGCGATCCGCCTGGTCGGCCCCGGCACCGACCTGACCGTCGGCCTGCTGCCGAGCTCGCGCTTCATCGCCGCGGGCATGGAGACCGCCGGGGGCATCCTGCACCAGGCCAACGTGCCGACGGAGGAGGTCTTCACGACCCCCGACCCCGCGCGCGTCGACGGCGTCGTGCGGGCGACGAAGCCGCTGACCCTCGGCGGCACGACCGTCGACGGCATCGAGGTGGAGTTCCGCGGCGGCGAGGTCGTGCGCGTCGACGCGACCACCGGCGCCGACGTGCTGCGCGGCTGGATCCAGCGCGACGCGGGCGCCAAGCGCCTGGGCGAGCTGGCGCTCGTGGACGGCGAGGGCCGCGTGGGCCAGACCGGCACGGTCTTCCACGAGACGCTGCTCGACGAGAACGCCGCGAGCCACCTGGCGCTCGGCTCGTCGTACCTGATGTGCGTCGAGGACGAGGCCGACCACCCGCGGGCCAACCGCTCGGCCATCCACGTGGACTTCATGGTCGGGTCGCCCGAGGTCACGGCGATCGGCGTGGCCGCCGACGGCACCGAGACGCCGGTGCTCGTCGCGGGCGCCTGGCAGTAG
- a CDS encoding Ohr family peroxiredoxin, whose product MASFKPVYAAKATVTGGRDGAGRTDDGKLDVQLDKPPALGGPEDGAGTNPEQLFAVGWAACFEGAIAGVAGDTDVSGVSIDATVEIGKAAGGLGLRAALDVTLPRVDDETAKKIVADAHGVCPYSRATRGNVETTLTANGQAVEA is encoded by the coding sequence ATGGCCAGCTTCAAGCCCGTCTACGCCGCGAAGGCCACCGTCACCGGTGGTCGCGACGGCGCCGGCCGCACCGACGACGGCAAGCTCGACGTCCAGCTCGACAAGCCGCCGGCGCTCGGCGGCCCCGAGGACGGCGCGGGCACGAACCCCGAGCAGCTGTTCGCCGTCGGCTGGGCCGCGTGCTTCGAGGGCGCGATCGCGGGCGTCGCGGGCGACACCGACGTGTCGGGCGTCTCCATCGACGCGACCGTCGAGATCGGCAAGGCCGCCGGCGGGCTGGGGCTGCGCGCCGCCCTCGACGTGACGCTCCCCCGCGTCGACGACGAGACGGCGAAGAAGATCGTCGCCGACGCGCACGGCGTCTGCCCCTACTCCCGCGCCACCCGCGGCAACGTCGAGACGACGCTGACCGCCAACGGGCAGGCCGTCGAGGCCTGA
- a CDS encoding metal-dependent transcriptional regulator, with product MAPAPAPPPSTAVEDYLKAVFALETRLGGAVPTTALAGRLGITPGSVSAMLRRLADLGLLEHEPYRGVVLTEAGRKVALRTLRNHRLLELFLVEVLDVPWDRVHDEAERLEHALSDDLAERIATKLGHPEFDPHGDPIPDRELELAEPTTRSLEDLDVGDTARFVRVSDADPAMLRYLADRGITPGVSLTLADRQPFGGPLSVRLGEETHALGPQLAQAMRVAL from the coding sequence ATGGCCCCCGCGCCGGCCCCTCCGCCCTCGACCGCCGTCGAGGACTACCTCAAGGCGGTCTTCGCGCTCGAGACCCGCCTGGGCGGCGCCGTGCCCACGACGGCGCTCGCGGGCCGGCTGGGGATCACGCCCGGGTCCGTCTCGGCGATGCTGCGCCGCCTGGCCGACCTGGGGCTGCTCGAGCACGAGCCGTACCGCGGCGTCGTGCTGACGGAGGCGGGGCGCAAGGTCGCGCTGCGGACGCTGCGCAACCACCGCCTGCTCGAGCTGTTCCTCGTCGAGGTGCTGGACGTGCCGTGGGACCGGGTGCACGACGAGGCCGAGCGGCTGGAGCACGCGCTCTCGGACGACCTGGCCGAGCGGATCGCGACGAAGCTCGGCCACCCCGAGTTCGATCCGCACGGGGACCCGATCCCGGACCGCGAGCTCGAGCTCGCCGAGCCGACGACGCGCAGCCTGGAGGACCTGGACGTCGGCGACACCGCGCGCTTCGTCCGGGTGTCGGACGCCGATCCGGCGATGCTGCGCTACCTGGCCGACCGCGGCATCACGCCGGGCGTCAGCCTGACGCTCGCCGACCGCCAGCCGTTCGGCGGCCCGCTGTCGGTGCGGCTGGGGGAGGAGACCCACGCGCTCGGCCCCCAGCTCGCGCAGGCGATGCGCGTGGCGCTCTAG
- a CDS encoding glycosyltransferase family 39 protein, translating into MSRPHPADAPSAARRPSRGRASLDRLRAHGPHVPVLVGLVAVGLLLRLWALGQNLPLVYNIDESARFVPDAATFFSHRLGYRELVNPPGLMGLLAVVDAAWFGVHGTTPREALLRDPGQAYLVGRVVVALLSTAAIPVLYAAGRRLVGQTAALVAAGLLAVAFLPVAYSRLALSDGPTLLFLALGLLAGAWILEDGRTRGYVLAGIAVGLAAGFKYNAGIVVLVALAAALLRLKGDGPRRVVGRTALLGIVAFVAFAVADPYVLLDPHEMWRAIQYQQAWASGGRYVGEPMTSGWAFYAWAATWGVGWAPLVAGVVGAGLLAWRRPRVAVLLLPLVVLYLAIMGGQDRFFARWLLPVVPVLCLTAGFAVAQAAALVRRRGARVALVAGLAVGLAAQSLVHSAHSVAVVGRQDTRTVLRDWMVEHVPPTSGVVLESMSPAAWMPTFDGAEEYWSLRRWAIYHAIPEVRRREGRRHPQLRVKAGFSSWVNVLYPGLLDVFERYGYCYVVAGSYQAGRAARTPELVPEAVRYYRELQRRGTLLWQVSPFRTPSPDGRPWGPLDAPVPYQIDRQATTYELDYERPGPIVSVYRLHGGRCAAADPVVPNAPWR; encoded by the coding sequence ATGTCCCGTCCCCATCCCGCGGACGCCCCGTCCGCCGCGCGCCGCCCGTCCCGGGGCCGCGCGTCGCTCGACCGCCTGCGGGCGCACGGGCCGCACGTCCCAGTCCTCGTCGGCCTGGTCGCCGTGGGCCTGCTGCTGCGGCTGTGGGCGCTGGGGCAGAACCTGCCGCTCGTCTACAACATCGACGAGAGCGCCCGCTTCGTCCCCGACGCCGCCACGTTCTTCTCGCACCGGCTGGGCTACCGCGAGCTCGTCAACCCCCCGGGGCTCATGGGCCTGCTGGCGGTCGTCGACGCCGCGTGGTTCGGCGTCCACGGCACGACCCCGCGCGAGGCGCTGCTGCGGGACCCGGGCCAGGCGTACCTGGTGGGCCGGGTCGTCGTCGCGCTGCTGAGCACGGCGGCGATCCCCGTGCTGTACGCGGCGGGCCGTCGGCTCGTGGGGCAGACCGCCGCGCTCGTGGCCGCCGGCCTGCTCGCCGTGGCGTTCCTGCCCGTGGCCTACTCCCGTCTGGCCCTCTCCGACGGCCCGACGCTGCTGTTCCTGGCGCTCGGTCTGCTCGCCGGAGCGTGGATCCTGGAGGACGGCCGCACGCGCGGCTACGTGCTGGCCGGGATCGCGGTCGGCCTGGCGGCGGGCTTCAAGTACAACGCCGGCATCGTGGTCCTCGTCGCGCTGGCCGCGGCCCTCCTGCGGCTGAAGGGCGACGGCCCCCGCCGCGTCGTGGGGCGGACCGCGCTGCTGGGGATCGTCGCCTTCGTCGCGTTCGCCGTCGCCGACCCGTACGTGCTGCTCGACCCGCACGAGATGTGGCGGGCGATCCAGTACCAGCAGGCGTGGGCGTCCGGCGGCCGCTACGTCGGCGAGCCGATGACCAGCGGCTGGGCCTTCTACGCCTGGGCGGCCACCTGGGGCGTCGGCTGGGCGCCGCTCGTCGCGGGCGTCGTCGGCGCCGGCCTGCTGGCGTGGCGCCGCCCGCGCGTGGCGGTCCTGCTGCTGCCGCTCGTCGTGCTGTACCTGGCGATCATGGGCGGACAGGACCGCTTCTTCGCCCGCTGGCTGCTGCCGGTCGTGCCGGTGCTCTGCCTGACGGCGGGCTTCGCGGTCGCCCAGGCCGCGGCGCTCGTGCGTCGGCGCGGGGCGCGGGTCGCGCTGGTGGCCGGGCTGGCGGTCGGCCTGGCGGCGCAGTCGCTCGTGCACTCCGCCCACTCGGTGGCGGTCGTGGGGCGGCAGGACACGCGCACCGTCCTGCGCGACTGGATGGTCGAGCACGTGCCGCCGACCTCCGGCGTCGTGCTGGAGTCGATGTCGCCCGCGGCGTGGATGCCGACGTTCGACGGTGCCGAGGAGTACTGGAGCCTGCGCCGATGGGCGATCTACCACGCGATCCCCGAGGTGCGCCGCCGGGAGGGACGCCGCCACCCGCAGCTGCGGGTGAAGGCGGGCTTCTCGTCCTGGGTGAACGTCCTCTATCCGGGGCTGCTGGACGTCTTCGAGCGCTACGGCTACTGCTACGTCGTCGCCGGCTCCTACCAGGCGGGCCGCGCGGCCCGCACGCCGGAGCTGGTGCCCGAGGCGGTCCGCTACTACCGGGAGCTGCAGCGCCGCGGCACCCTCCTGTGGCAGGTCTCGCCCTTCCGCACCCCGTCCCCGGACGGCCGCCCGTGGGGTCCGCTCGACGCGCCGGTCCCCTACCAGATCGACCGCCAGGCGACGACCTACGAGCTGGACTACGAACGCCCCGGCCCGATCGTCTCGGTCTACCGGCTGCACGGCGGCCGCTGCGCGGCGGCCGACCCCGTGGTGCCGAACGCGCCCTGGCGGTAG